A window of Micromonospora eburnea genomic DNA:
CACGCCAGCTGAACTCCGGGTCCGTCGCGTACCGCACGGTGATCTTCACGAGATCCTCCGCGTACTTGTTCGCGTGGTGTCCACAGAACACCAGCTCGCTCCCACCCGCCAGAGTGATCCGGAGCTTGCCGGCAGCATTGCAGCGGTCGCACCGTTCATCGGCGGCCGGGGGGCTCACCGTCTCGGGCGGCGGCGTGAGGGTCGCGGTCATCGCCTTCCTCCTCTGGTCGTCACCGATGAACACTCTCTTCGGTCGTTGCTCACCTATCGTGCAACACCCTGCTCGGGCCCTGCCTTCCCTGTGTGCCCGCGGGGGACCGAGGTCACACCTGGCGTCGAGACAGTGTGCCGTGCACCAAGGGTGCCACGTCAACGATCACAAACTGGCAACCGACCGAGCACCATATGAGTGTTCTACGGTTGGTGATCGAACCGACACGACTGGTTGACGTGCGCGGTCAGTCCAGGTAGTCGCGGAGCACCTGGGAACGCGAGGGATGCCGCAACTTGGACATGGTCTTGGATTCGATCTGTCGGATGCGCTCCCGGGTCACGCCGTACACCTGGCCGATCTCGTCCAGGGTGCGGGGCTGGCCGTCGGTGAGGCCGAAGCGGAGGCGTACCACGCCCGCCTCGCGCTCGGAGAGCGTCTGCAGGACCTGCTGGAGCTGATCCTGCAGCAGCGAGAACGAGACCGCGTCGACCGCGACCACGGCCTCCGAGTCCTCGATGAAGTCACCGAGCTGGCTGTCACCCTCGTCACCGATGGTCTGGTCGAGCGAGATGGGCTCCCGGGCGTACTGCTGGATCTCCAGCACCTTCTCCGGTGTGATGTCCATCTCCTTGGCCAGCTCCTCCGGGGTGGGCTCGCGGCCCAGGTCCTGGAGCAGCTCGCGCTGGATCCGGCCGAGCTTGTTGATCACCTCGACCATGTGCACCGGGATGCGGATGGTGCGGGCCTGGTCGGCCATGGCGCGGGTGATGGCCTGGCGGATCCACCAGGTGGCGTAGGTGGAGAACTTGTAGCCCTTGGTGTAATCGAACTTCTCGACCGCGCGGATCAGGCCGAGGTTGCCCTCCTGGATCAGGTCGAGGAAGGCCATGCCCCGACCGGTGTAGCGCTTGGCCAGCGAGACGACCAGTCGCAGGTTCGCCTCGAGGAGGTGGTTCTTGGCCCGCTCGCCGTCCCGGGAGATCCAGAGCAGGTCGCGCTGCATGTCGCGGGTGAGCTTCTCCTCGCCCTCCTCGGCGGCGCGCAGCCGCTCGGCGGCGTAGAGGCCGGCCTCGATCCGCTTGGCGAGCTCGACCTCCTGCTCCGCGTTGAGCAGCGGCACCTTGCCGATCTGCTTCAGGTAGGCCCGGACGGAGTCGGCGGAGGCGGTCAGCTCGGCGTCACGGCGCGCCTGCTTGAGCGCCTCGGACTCCTCGTCGTCCCACTCGAAGTCGTTGTCGTTGGCCGAGTTGGCCGCGTCGGCCTCGGCGGCCTGGGCCAGCTCGGCCGGCTCGTCGACCACCACGTCCTCGATCTCGGCGGCCAGCTCCTCCGGGTCGATCTCACCCTCGGGGCCCTCGCCCTTGGAAGCGGCCTTGGCCGGCTTCGCCCCGGCGGCCTTCGCGGCCACCGTCGCCTTGGTGGCCCGG
This region includes:
- a CDS encoding DUF7455 domain-containing protein, translating into MTATLTPPPETVSPPAADERCDRCNAAGKLRITLAGGSELVFCGHHANKYAEDLVKITVRYATDPEFSWRGADLMAN
- a CDS encoding RNA polymerase sigma factor produces the protein MTDPRQTGADVRSLTDTLIAHAQSAGGQLTSAQLARTVESAEVTPAQAKKILRALSEAGVTVVVDGSASTRRRVAAARSATPASRATTAKTTKKAAAPAPKQAPAAEEATAPAPRKATARKAAGTTAEVAAKAAAPAKATKATRATKATVAAKAAGAKPAKAASKGEGPEGEIDPEELAAEIEDVVVDEPAELAQAAEADAANSANDNDFEWDDEESEALKQARRDAELTASADSVRAYLKQIGKVPLLNAEQEVELAKRIEAGLYAAERLRAAEEGEEKLTRDMQRDLLWISRDGERAKNHLLEANLRLVVSLAKRYTGRGMAFLDLIQEGNLGLIRAVEKFDYTKGYKFSTYATWWIRQAITRAMADQARTIRIPVHMVEVINKLGRIQRELLQDLGREPTPEELAKEMDITPEKVLEIQQYAREPISLDQTIGDEGDSQLGDFIEDSEAVVAVDAVSFSLLQDQLQQVLQTLSEREAGVVRLRFGLTDGQPRTLDEIGQVYGVTRERIRQIESKTMSKLRHPSRSQVLRDYLD